Sequence from the Nocardioides exalbidus genome:
CGACTCCATGCCCTCGACCGCGATGCCGGCGGCCATCTTGTCGGTGAGCTCGAGCAGCTGCGGGTGGGCCTGGCCGAGCTCGGCCGCGCGACGGCGTACGTCCTCGGTCAGCAGCAGCTCGCGGCAGGGCGGCGCCCACAGCCGGTCCACCTTCTCCAGCGTGCGCTGGTCGGCGACCGAGAAGGCGCGGATCTCCTCCACGTCGTCACCCCAGAACTCCACGCGCAGCGGGTGCTCCTCGGTGGGCGGGAACACGTCGACGATCCCGCCGCGGACGGCGAACTCGCCACGACGCTCGACCATGTCGACCCGGGAGTACGCCGCCTCCGCCAGGCCGCGCACGACGTCGTCCATCGCGCGCGAGTCGCCCGTCGCGAGCTCGACCGGCTCGATGTCGGCCAGACCCGGGACCTGCGGCTGGAGCAGGCTGCGGATCGGCGCCACGACCACCTTCAGCGGGCCGTTGGAGGCGTCGGTGCCGGGATGGCGCAGGCGACGCAGCACCGCCAGCCGGCGGCCGACGGTGTCGCTGCGTGGGCTGAGCCGCTCGTGCGGGAGCGTCTCCCAGCTCGGGTAGTAGGCGACGGCGTCGGGGTCGACGAGGTCGGCGAGCTCCCCGACGAGGTCCTCGGCCTCGCGCGACGTCGCGGTCACCGCGAGCACGGTGCGCCCGCGCTCGACGAGGCCGTGCACGACGAACGGGCGGACGGCGCCCGGGCCGGTCAGGTCGAGGGCGGTCTGCACCGACGCGTCGGCCAGCGCACCGCCCAGGGTCGGGGCGGAGACGAGGCGCTCGGCGACGGCCGAGAGCGGGGTGGGCGGGGGTGTGGAGGACACCGGGGATCCCTTCGAGAGCACGCACAACGACCCCAGACGCGCGGCGCATGGGGGGTACCTGAGAGTCTACGACTGCTGCCCGACAGCGACGTTCGAGGGACTCAGGGACACCGCTACCCGGAACCGGGGGGTTTGTCCCGGGCGTCACGCGGGTAGCAAGGAAGTCAACGCCGGTGCCCGAGCACCGGACGCCCAAGACGTTCACCTGAGAGGAACACGGGGACACATGCGCACCAACCGCCTCATCGCCGGCGCTGTCGCTGCCGGACTGCTCGGCCTCACGCCGATCGCCATCGCATCGCCCAGCAGCGCCACCGAGAACCGGACCGCCACCGTCACGGCCACGCCCAGCGAGACCTCGCTGGTCTACGGCGACGACCTGTCCATCAGCGTCCGCGTCACCGACGCCACCGACGGCACCGGTGTCTACGACGGTACCTCGACGCTCTACGCCATGGAGGCGGGCGCCGCCGCGTTCGTCCCGGTCGCGACCGGCACGTCGACGTCGGCCTACTTCACCGACGTGAAGCCGAAGATCAACACGATCTACAAGATCGTCTACAGCGGCTACACCGCCACCTCGACCTACGAGAACAACTACGCCGCGGCCGAGTCCGCGCCGTTCACCATCGGTGTCGGCCGCAAGATCACCGCCCCGAAGAAGGGCTTCGTCCTCAAGGGCAAGGTCAGCCCCGACGGCGCCAAGAAGAAGATCACCATCTCGGTGAGCAAGAAGTCCAACAAGGGCTTCAAGAAGTGGAAGACCATCAAGACCAACAAGAAGGGCAAGTACAAGGTCACCCTGCCCAAGCGCGGCGGTGTCTGGTACTGGAACGTCATCGTCAAGGGCGACTCCAAGTACCTTGCCAACGGCTACACCTGGCGCACCTACGTCTACTGAGCCGGGCTGAGCCCCACCTGAAACATCCCGACGGCGCGTCGTCCACAACTTTGGACGGCGCGCCGTCGTCGTACGTCTGGCAGAGTCTTCGCCACCGGCCCGACCGACCCCGACCGACAGGACCCACCGGACCATGAGCACGACCACGCGCCTCGTCACGGGCGTGACCACCGCCGCGCTGATCGGCGTCGCTCCCCTCGTCCTCACCGCGCCGGCGCGGGCGGCCGAGCCCGAGACGACCTACACCGTCGCCGAGCCGAGCGTGACGATGCTCGACTACGGCGACTCCTTCGACGTCTCGGTCGACCTGGACAGCACGACCGGCTTCTCCCCCACCGGCGGTACGACGACGCTGCAGGCGCTCAGGTCCGGCGCCGCGTCGTGGACGACGGTGGCGACCAGCAGCTCGCCCGGCAGCGACTTCTACGACGTCGAGCCGACGATGAACACGACCTACAAGGTCGTCTACTCCGGCTTCTCGGCAGCCTCGTCGTCCGACGACAGCTTCGCCCCGAGCGAGTCGGCCGAGTTCCAGGTCGGCGTGCGCCGCCTGATCACCCACCCGTCCGCCGGGCTCGTGCTCAAGGGCAAGGTGACCCCGGGCTACGGGGGCAAGAAGGTCACCGTCAAGGCCAGCAGGTCACGCACCGGCCCCTTCAAGGCGTACAAGAAGATCCGCACCAACCGGGCCGGGAAGTACCGCATCAAGCTGCCCGCCCGCGACGGCGTCTGGTACTGGCAGGTGTCGGTGCGCGGCGACTCGCGCTGGCGCGGCAACAGCTACATCTGGCAGACCGAGGTCTTCCACCGCAGCTGATCGCGCGGGGGCCGTCAGGCGTGCTCGGGGGCGGCGGACCCGCGTCCACCTCGGCCTGCGAGCGCAGGATGCAGAACTGGTTGCCCTCCGGGTCGGCGAAGACGACCCAGCCCGTCCCGGGGCTGTACTGCCCGCGCTCATCCGCGAGCTCGGTCGCGCCCAGGCCGCGGACGCGCTCGATCTCCTCGTCGCGGCTGCCCTCGCGAGGGCGGAGGTCGAAGTGGATCCGCTTGGCCGGCAGCACCTCGTCGGGCACCTCGATGAAGAGGATGCTGTGGCCGGTGCCGGGGTCGAGGATCATGCACTCCTCGTGGCCCGGCTCGTTGGGGTCGTCCTCGACGTCGACGTAGCCGAGGATCCCCTTCCACCACTCGGAG
This genomic interval carries:
- a CDS encoding VOC family protein, with the protein product MTSFVSHTTVDCHDAYALSEWWKGILGYVDVEDDPNEPGHEECMILDPGTGHSILFIEVPDEVLPAKRIHFDLRPREGSRDEEIERVRGLGATELADERGQYSPGTGWVVFADPEGNQFCILRSQAEVDAGPPPPSTPDGPRAISCGGRPRSARCSCCRASASRRAPTPASTRRRRGRAA